One Anatilimnocola floriformis genomic window, TCTTCTGGATGGCTGCTTGGATGAAGTCCTGGGTGGACGCACTCCCCAGGATCTCTCTGCGCGCATCATGCAGGCCTGGGCCATGCGCCGACAGGCGAGTGCCATTGATGTCATCCTGCCGCCGCTGCCGGGCCCGCCGATCGAGACCCTGCCGCTGGAAATCGCTCCGCACGCGCTTCACGAAGTCGAGCCGCCGCTGCCGCAGTCCGCTGCAGTGACAGCCGCGAATGGTCATTACTCGACCGTTCGTCGCACTGCCGCGCGTAAGCGCAAGCCCGATAACAGTTGGCTGTGGTGGGCCGCTGCCGCTTGCGTTGCTGGCCTCGGCGTGACCGTCACCATTGTGGCTCTCAACCAAAACCCTGCGGGCCGAGCGCTCGTCAAACCCGCCAAGCCGGAGCAGCCGAAGCAGGAACAGATTGCCAAGGCTAACAACCCCAGCAACAACTCCGCGAATAGCGGCGGGAACTCGGTTGCTGTCAAGCCGCAGCCAAAGACGCCGAATCAAAACATCAAGCCGGCTCCACAGATCGTCGACAAGGGACCACCTTCCGACGGCATGCCGACGGAAAATACCACGCCGCGCGAAGTCACTTCGCCGAATGTGCCGACCCCATCTCGCCAACCGAAGCCCGCGGTCAACGTGCATCAGTTGGTCGAAAAGAAACCCGGCCAAGCCCTCAGTGATGCGGAAGTTGTTTCCTACATCAACTCATCGCTCGCTCAGTCGTGGAAAGACAACAAGGTCCAGCCTTCACCCGCGGCCAGCGACGAAGAATGGTGCCGCCGCGTCTATTTGCGCACGCTCGGTCGCATTCCCACGGTCGATGAGGTTCGCAAGTTTGCCGTCGATCGCAAAAGCGACAAGCGCGAACGGCTGGTCAATCAACTGATGGATAGCGACGGCTATGTCGAACAATTCGCCGGTCACTGGGCCGGTGTGTGGTCAAATCTGCTCGTCGGTCGCACGCTCGGCGGCGATGCCGAAGCGCTCGCCAGCCGTGATGGTCTCGAGCAGTTCCTGCGGCAATCGCTCGCCACGAAGAAGCCGTACTACGAACTGGTGTACGACCTGCTGACGGCAGAAGGTTCGGCTCAGCCGGGCACACCTGATTACAACGGCGCGGTGAACTTTCTGGTGGCATCGCTGGGCAAGGATGGCACGCTGGCCACGGCTCGCACGTCGCGGATTTTCCTCGGTCAGCAGCTGCAATGCGCCCAATGCCATCAACATCCGACGAATGACTGGAGCCAGCAGAATTATTGGGCGATGAATTCGTTCTTCCGCCAGGCCCGCGTGCAGCAAGTGGCTGGTGTGACGCGCTTGAGCGACGAGGACTTCGTCAATCGCAAGACAATCACGACGACCGGCGAAGTCTATTTCGAACGGCCGAACGGCACGGTCGGTGCCACCGGCCCGATGTTTGTCGATGGCACGAAGATCGCGCCGAGCGGCAAGCTCTCGGATGTGAACCGCCGGCAGGAACTCGCTCGCCTGGTGATCAACTCGCCGCAGATGAGTTCAGCCCTCGTCAATCGTCTGTGGTCGCACTACTTCGGCTACGGTTTTACGCGGCCCGTCGATGACATCGGCCCGCAGAATCTGCCCTCGCATCCCGAGTTGTTGGCCAAGGTCTCCGAACAGTTCGCCGCACACAACTACGACATGCGGAAGGTGATGAAGTGGCTCGTCCTGAGCGACGCCTTCGGCCGTTCGAGTCGCATCACCGGCAACAACCTGGCCGATGCTCCCGATGCCGGCAGCGTGCCGATGTTCAGCCATTACTACACCCGCCAACTGCAAGCCGAGGAAGTTTACAACTCGCTGCTGATCGCAGCCGACCTGCGGAAGAAAGCGCCGAATCAAAAGGAGCTGGAAACCGCCCGCGTCGATTGGCTCGCGCAGTTCAACCGGCCGATGGGTACTGACGACTCCGAAGAAGAAACGAACTTCAACGGCAGCGTTCGTCAATCGCTGATCATGATGAACGGCGACCTGATGCGTCGCGCCGTCAGCAGCAGCGATGGCAGCTTCATGAAGAGTCTGCAGCAGAGCAACCTCAAGCCTGAAGAAAAGGTCGAACACCTCTTCCTCGCCGCTCTTTCACGTCAGCCCAGCAAACGCGAGCTCGACGCCGTCCGCCAGATCGTGGCCCAAAACCGCAACAATCCCGCGGCTGCGCTCGAAGACATTTGGTGGAGCTTGCTCAACAGCAACGAGTTTATTCTCGATCATTAGTCGTCGATCCGCTCCGCGGTCGATGAACGCAGTCAAGAATCTTCGTCGCAGTTTTGGCGGCAATCTCCACGGCCTATCGCGTGTCGCCTCCATTCATCGACCGCGGAGCGTTCGACGACTACGGTTCGCCGAACAAGATTTTCTTCTTATCCCGATCAATCCCAACTAAGCCGCCAGTCACGGGATCGAACGCAATCCCTTGGCCTGTGAATGGCGATTCTTCCCGACGGACGAACTCCAGAACCTTTCCTTCGCGCGGCAGACGTAGCCGATACAGCACGCGGTGGTCGTGATCGGTCACAAGCAGATCGCCCTTCTGCCACACGCCGCCGCTAACGCTCATTGTGCCGATGTGGCGGAGCATCTCGGCAGGATAGGTCCAACGACCCAGCTCTTTCCACTCGCGATCGAATCGGACGAGGAACGTCTTGTCGTTCGTCGCGCCGTAGTGAGCAAAGTTGCACCACCAATCGGTGTTGCCTTCTTGCTTCACGCACCAGGTGAGACTGCCGCCGAAGTTGCCGAAGTCTTTGTAGATCTTTAGCTCCATCGTGGCGGGATCGAGCACGCGGATCTCGCTTTACTCCGGCAAACGCGGATAGTTGGAATGGGCGCAGTACAGCAGACCGTCGACGAAGAAGCCGCTGTTGAGATGCTTGGCTTCGCCGGTGCTTACGCTCAATCGCTCGCCTGTTTTGCGATCGTACTTGGCGATTTTTTCGCTGGCGATCGCGTACACAAACTTCGTATCGGCAGCGGCGGCTTGATGTGCTTCGGCAGCGGCGAGCTGGTGTGTCTGTCGCCAGGTGATTGCTGGCTCCTCGGCTTGCGTCGCCAGAAAACTTCCTGCTACGCCGAGCGCCGGCAACAGCAGAGCGAGCAACAGTATCGAAACGGCGGAGCGGTTCATAGAAGCTCGGCGAAATAGGCAGCACGGCTTGTAAGGGGAATGCTCATCATAGTATTGTCTGCGGTGGTTCCTGTCGCTGTGTCGCTGCATTGAGTCACTGCCATGAAGATCGACCGCCTCGATTTGTTTCACGTGGCCATGCCGCTAATCTCGCCGTGGCGAACGGCGTATGGCGAGGATGCTGCGATCCATACGGTGCTGTGCCGCATGACCAGCGGTTCGGTCGTGGGTTGGGGCGAGAGTTCGCCGCTGGCGGCGCCGTGCTACAGTCCGGAATGGGGCGGTGGCATCTTTGCGGTCTGTCGCGATTGGCTCGCGCCGGCCTTGCTTCACCAGGATGTGACTAGCGGCGAAGATCTGCAGCGCCGCCTCAGCCATTTCAAAGGGAACCCGTTCGCCAAAGCCGTCCTCGACACGGCTTGGTGGAGCCTGGCGAGTCGCATGCAGAACAAGCCGGTTCATCAGTTGCTGGGCGAATACGCCGGTTGCACGCCGCGCGAGGAAGTCGCCGTTGGTGCTGACTTCGGCGTGCTCGATTCGGTCGACGAATTGCTGAATTGTGTCGATGGCGCGGTCGAGCAGAAGTTCCCGCGGATCAAATTGAAGTTCCGCCCCGGTTGGGATTTGCCGATGCTGCACGCCGTGCGCAAGCGTCAGCCGACGCACCCGATTCATATCGATTGCAACAGCGGCTATCGACTAGGTGATCTGCCGTTGTTTCGCGAGATCGACGAATTGAATCTCGCCATGGTCGAACAACCGCTGCAGCACGACGACCTGGTCGATCACGCCGAACTGCAGCGCTCGATTCGCACACCGGTTTGTCTTGATGAGAGCCTCATCACGGTGCGACAAGCCCAGCAAGCGATCGCGCTCGGCAGTTGCCGTTATGCAAACATCAAACCGGGTCGCGTCGGCGGACTGACCAACGCCGTGCAGCTTCATAATGAGTTCCAGCGCGCCGGCATACCCTGCTGGGTTGGCGGCATGCTCGAAAGTGCGACCGGCGCAGCTTTGTGTGTTTCCCTCGCGATGCTGCCGAACTTCACGTATCCCGCCGACATTTTTCCCAGCAGTCGCTTCTATCATCACGACCTGAGTGATCCACCGCTCGAACTGATCCGCACGCAAGAAGGCCTACCGGGAGTGCGTGCGCCTCGCGAACTACCGGAACCAAATCTGGATCGGCTGGCCAAGGTTACGGTGCAATCGGCCTAGAGTCGTCGACCGCTCCGCGGTCGATGAATGGACGTCACCGCTTCAAACTCCATTCGCCGAAGTGCCGAAAGTCGCTACCGCGCCCTTTCGGCGGCGCGCGATGAGTTAATCTCCGTTCATCGACCGCGGAGCGGTCGACGACTTTGATCTGCTAAGATTTAGCATGGCGAGTGAGAAGAGTACCGGAATCGTGCTGCGGCTGGTGGAGTTTAGCGAGACCAGCCTGATCGTAACGATGTTCACGCGTGAGTTCGGCAAGGTAACCGCTCTCGCCAAAGGGGCCCGTCGGCCGAAGGGGCCGTTCGAATCGGCGCTCGATCTGTTGGC contains:
- the menC gene encoding o-succinylbenzoate synthase, with amino-acid sequence MKIDRLDLFHVAMPLISPWRTAYGEDAAIHTVLCRMTSGSVVGWGESSPLAAPCYSPEWGGGIFAVCRDWLAPALLHQDVTSGEDLQRRLSHFKGNPFAKAVLDTAWWSLASRMQNKPVHQLLGEYAGCTPREEVAVGADFGVLDSVDELLNCVDGAVEQKFPRIKLKFRPGWDLPMLHAVRKRQPTHPIHIDCNSGYRLGDLPLFREIDELNLAMVEQPLQHDDLVDHAELQRSIRTPVCLDESLITVRQAQQAIALGSCRYANIKPGRVGGLTNAVQLHNEFQRAGIPCWVGGMLESATGAALCVSLAMLPNFTYPADIFPSSRFYHHDLSDPPLELIRTQEGLPGVRAPRELPEPNLDRLAKVTVQSA
- a CDS encoding DUF1549 domain-containing protein, which encodes MSSAGKDNRDDDHLLDGCLDEVLGGRTPQDLSARIMQAWAMRRQASAIDVILPPLPGPPIETLPLEIAPHALHEVEPPLPQSAAVTAANGHYSTVRRTAARKRKPDNSWLWWAAAACVAGLGVTVTIVALNQNPAGRALVKPAKPEQPKQEQIAKANNPSNNSANSGGNSVAVKPQPKTPNQNIKPAPQIVDKGPPSDGMPTENTTPREVTSPNVPTPSRQPKPAVNVHQLVEKKPGQALSDAEVVSYINSSLAQSWKDNKVQPSPAASDEEWCRRVYLRTLGRIPTVDEVRKFAVDRKSDKRERLVNQLMDSDGYVEQFAGHWAGVWSNLLVGRTLGGDAEALASRDGLEQFLRQSLATKKPYYELVYDLLTAEGSAQPGTPDYNGAVNFLVASLGKDGTLATARTSRIFLGQQLQCAQCHQHPTNDWSQQNYWAMNSFFRQARVQQVAGVTRLSDEDFVNRKTITTTGEVYFERPNGTVGATGPMFVDGTKIAPSGKLSDVNRRQELARLVINSPQMSSALVNRLWSHYFGYGFTRPVDDIGPQNLPSHPELLAKVSEQFAAHNYDMRKVMKWLVLSDAFGRSSRITGNNLADAPDAGSVPMFSHYYTRQLQAEEVYNSLLIAADLRKKAPNQKELETARVDWLAQFNRPMGTDDSEEETNFNGSVRQSLIMMNGDLMRRAVSSSDGSFMKSLQQSNLKPEEKVEHLFLAALSRQPSKRELDAVRQIVAQNRNNPAAALEDIWWSLLNSNEFILDH